Below is a genomic region from Sulfitobacter guttiformis.
GTCGGGTTCAAACATGCAGGCGTTGGGCGCAAGGTCTATCCCGGTCTGTTGCAGCTCAGCTCGTTCATCTCGATGAATCCCGATACGCATAAAGATGCGTTCGTGAGCCAGATTCAGCGTGTCGCAAAAGGCGAAGCGCATGAGCACGACAAGCACAACAAATTTTACGATGAATACCTTTGCGTGATGGATATGCCGGCAGAATTTTATCTCTCGACCGTCGATCGCATTTTCAAAAGCGGTGAGATTGCAAAAAATGATTTTACCGTCGCGGGCAAAAAAGTCGACATTGGCAAGATCACAACTGTCGCCGTTATGACAGTTGAAGGTACAAAAGACGATATTTCCGCTCCGGGACAGTGCATTGCGGCACTGGCTTTGTGTACCGGTCTGCCCGATGACAAAAAGGCCAGCCACCTTGAAGACGGTGCCGGACACTACGGTATTTTCGCGGGCAAAAGCTGGCGCCAGAACATCCGCCCCCTTGTTCTCGATTTCATCGACGACAACGAGACTCGCACTCCTCCGGGGTACCGCCGCAAGGAAGCGGCCGGAAAAGCTGCCGAAAAGCCGGCGAATAAAAATGCGGCGGCCTAATTTTTAGAAGCTATGTCAAAACTGTCAAAAACCCCTTTTCATGCCTGATCGGCGCGAAAAGGGGTTTTTGCGTACGGGGCCAGATCTTTTAGTTTTCTGGCCTGCTTTCTTGGCGGAGGCGCAGTTTCAAAGCAATCAACACGTCTGATTAAAGCTTTGGTGAAGGGCACTTTTCGTCAGCGCAGAACCAATGGAAGTGCCATCCACTCGCGCAAGGCTGCCGTTGTCTCGTCGGGTTGTTCAAGTGTGGGCAAATGCCCTGAACCTTCAAGGATGCGCAGCTGGGCGTAGGGAATCAGCTCTGCCATAAACTCGTGCCGCTTGACCGGACACAACGTGTCATGCGCCCCACACAGCACAAGTGCCGGCACTTTGCATCGGCGCAGGGTTGCCTGCTGATCCTTGCGGCGCTGCATGGCGCGGGCTTGCCGGATGTAGATTTCAGGGCCCAGCGTTTGCGCCATCTCCATGACCAGCGCCAGCACCTCTTTGCGGTAGGGACCGGGCGCCAGTGTACTGGGGCTGATCTCGTCTCGTACCACGTCACTAAAGCGTCCCGAGCGGACCTTAACGATCTGCGGCTCGCGGTTGGCGGCAATCACCGGTGTTTCGGCCAGCGGGTGCGTGTCAAGCAATGCAATGCGGGTCACACGGTCAGGAGCGCGGCGCAAAATCTCCATCGCGACGACACCGCCCATCGATAAACCGGCCAACGCAAACCGCTTGGGCAGGATATCAAGCAGCATCGATGCAATCTCCTCGATCCGCTCTCCGATTGTGACGGGTGCCACCATCACGGCCAAATCACTCGACAACTCTGCGATTTGCGGGCCGAACAGGCGCGCATCACACATCATCCCCGGCAATAGAACCAGCGGCTCTTTCATTGTTTGCTTTTAACTCCGGTTATACTGCCTCGTGTGAATGGCTTGCTAAGGGCGGGGGCGCAAGAGGCGCAGAGGATCAAAGGGGCGTTATGCCCTGCAAATGGGGGAAATCCGCGTAGCGCGCAGCGCGGGCGTCTACATCTTCGGCGGGTTCTGCTCCTGATCGCAGCAACATGCCCCTCGGTGCTACATAACTGCTGATCGTGCGGCGCGGAACAGGCCGCCACACCAGATTAAACGCAGCGAGCTTGGGAAAAAACCACATCTCGGAATAAGGCAGGTGGTCATGGACCCACCAGGCAAGATCGCGCCAGTCACGACCTTGGCTATATTGGTCTGCAAACCACGGGATGACAATCGACGCGCCTGCGACCACATGCTCGGGCATATCCCAGATATGGCATTCGATAGGATTGTCGCTGCGCGCACAATTCAGGTTATTCTCGTTCCCAAACGTATTGAGCGCGGCCGAACGGTAACCTGAACGGACTGTGACCTGACCAAAGGTGGCATGCAACGGCTCCAGAAGCGTTTCACAAAATGCACGTCCGCGCTCGATTGCCAGATCGGGGTTGTCTGGAATATTCGGGATCCCGTGGAACGCGCTAATCTCGCTAATCATAAAGTCACGCACGAAGAAGTTGGGCGACAGTCGGGTCCTGCCGAAATTCTCGAGGCCGCGCATGCTGGAGGGACGGCGCATTAATAACCGTTCCAGCGAAATGCGCCGTCATCAGACAGAGGTGAGTGGGGACTATACGCAATCTCCAAGATGTTCCCCTCGGGATCAGCGAAATAGCCGATATTGCCACCCAAGAACACATCGAATGCAAGGCGAAAAATCCGTCCTCCTGTGGCCTCGGCGCGGGCCAACAGGGGAGTGACTTCCGCCTTTTTCCTTGTGTTATAGGAGAATGTTAGGGCCCCGCGCCCCATCTGCGCAACGCTCACGCCAATGTCTTCGGCCAGCTTTTCAATCGAATAGAGGCTCAGTGTCTGCCCGATCAGATCGAATGCGATGATACCCTTCTCGCTGCTGGCGCGACTCCAGCCGAGGGCCTCGTAGAAAGCCGTCAAACGCTCCATATCCGTTACACCCAGTGTGTTCAGGCTTATGCGTTGTTCCATCTTGGCAGCGCTCCGATCCCGTCGAGAATTTCTGCAGCAACTACGTCTGACTGCGCAGGAAGCATTATATCGATTGTGATGACATCGGCAAACTTCCATCAGCATTCCTCAAAACCGGCTGCCAAATGTCCACGGGCGCACGCCATGCCACCCCCCTCGCTCCGCGTGGCCTTCTCGATTGTCGTCCGAGCACATGCGCAGGGCGGGTCTGTCGGCATTTAAAAAGTCCTGATTGTCCACTTTTCGACGAGCGCTGCCTTCGCCATCACAGGCACCGAAGGGAATTGAGCGGTCAAAAAGGCCGACATCTGTCGGGTAATCGGCTGAAAGCTGTGCTCGAGTCCGGTGACCAACGGCATCCGGCAGCGCGCCGCTGGCCATGGCAGATATTTTGCAATCGGATTATTTATGCCGGAGTGGAAGAGATGCGCGGGTGAGTTCTAACGCCCTTAATCAGCTCGGATTGGTCAAAGCGCGCTGAATTGCTGACAGACTCGTCGTCGCCCAGAAGCACCTCAAGGAACGGCACGACCAGCACGATTACAATCGCAAAGCAGGACCGCGTCCAAAGACGCTTTACAATGCGCAAACCTCCTCGACCGCCCGCTCGATCAGGCCAAGACAGCGGCCATCTGAAAAGCGGTGATCGGCATCTTTCACGAGCAAAAGCTGCATGTCGGGACTTGCGGCGTGGGCCACTAACTGTGTGGCGATAGCAACGCTGACGGCGGTATCTGCGGTGCCCTGCAGCATCCGGACCGTACAGGCCAGTTCGAGCGGATCACGCATCACCAGATGATTCCTGCCGTCCTCAATCATCCGCTTCGTCACTATGTAAGGCTCCATGTAATCGGACGGTAATTCAACGCGGCCTTCTGCCTCGAGTAGTGCCCTTTGCGCAGCATCGAAGCCTGCCCACCAGCCATCTTCGGTAAAATCAGGGGCAGCAGCGATTGTGACCAATCCCGCCAGCCGATCCGGGCGCGCACGGGCCAACAACAGCGCTTGCCATCCGCCCATGCTGGATCCAACAGGCACAATCGGACCTTTAGTCAACGCTTCGATCGCTGCGAGTGTGTCGGCATGCCAGTCCCCGATGCAGCCCTCCTCGAATGTACCACTGGATTGTCCATGCCCTGAATAATCAAACCTTAAGAACGCGCGGCCCGTTTCCTGCGCCCAATCCTCCAGATGCACCGCTTTGGTGCCCTGCATGTCGGACTTCAAGCCGCCCAAAAACACCACACAAGGGCCTTCGCCCTCAGTCAGGTGATAAGCGATCTCGCGCCCTTGAGGGGTCTTGAGGTAAAGGGGATCAGCCATCGGGGTATCTCCGCATTTTATGAGTGCGCAACCACCGCGCAGAGCGCAAGGCCGCAGCGAATACTATTTATCCGTTAGCGCAAGCAGTCGCCCTGTAGGCTATCGGTCAGCCGCTGACGTATGGCGTGTTGCTGGGCCGATAGAAAATCTTTTGATTGTGCAGGCGGCCGAGCAAATCATTGATCGCATGGCTGTGATTTCCGTCCTCCACGATCGGAAGTAACGCACGCGCGCCCTCGCGCCCCAGTGACAAGTCGCGTGTCACAACGTTCAG
It encodes:
- a CDS encoding alpha/beta hydrolase; amino-acid sequence: MADPLYLKTPQGREIAYHLTEGEGPCVVFLGGLKSDMQGTKAVHLEDWAQETGRAFLRFDYSGHGQSSGTFEEGCIGDWHADTLAAIEALTKGPIVPVGSSMGGWQALLLARARPDRLAGLVTIAAAPDFTEDGWWAGFDAAQRALLEAEGRVELPSDYMEPYIVTKRMIEDGRNHLVMRDPLELACTVRMLQGTADTAVSVAIATQLVAHAASPDMQLLLVKDADHRFSDGRCLGLIERAVEEVCAL
- a CDS encoding alpha/beta fold hydrolase, yielding MKEPLVLLPGMMCDARLFGPQIAELSSDLAVMVAPVTIGERIEEIASMLLDILPKRFALAGLSMGGVVAMEILRRAPDRVTRIALLDTHPLAETPVIAANREPQIVKVRSGRFSDVVRDEISPSTLAPGPYRKEVLALVMEMAQTLGPEIYIRQARAMQRRKDQQATLRRCKVPALVLCGAHDTLCPVKRHEFMAELIPYAQLRILEGSGHLPTLEQPDETTAALREWMALPLVLR
- a CDS encoding VOC family protein, which gives rise to MEQRISLNTLGVTDMERLTAFYEALGWSRASSEKGIIAFDLIGQTLSLYSIEKLAEDIGVSVAQMGRGALTFSYNTRKKAEVTPLLARAEATGGRIFRLAFDVFLGGNIGYFADPEGNILEIAYSPHSPLSDDGAFRWNGY